A single window of Actinoallomurus bryophytorum DNA harbors:
- a CDS encoding GNAT family N-acetyltransferase, whose amino-acid sequence MTWTTMDDLDAFLAVADDYLSARPDRHTMLLSAIASHRSADHRYAAECAPLYGWWREASGERRLAGAFVWTPPHLIAISPMPGEATSRLAPVIAAQRRATTGLVGPGPAVHEIVGAWFRHTGSRAYVRRNTRLYRLGRLTWPKPPVPGRSRPATAGDRGLLLEWCEAFARETGERLADGAALVDERLAYGGWTLWESADGPVSLAGITRATSRMARITPV is encoded by the coding sequence ATGACGTGGACCACGATGGATGATCTTGATGCTTTTCTCGCCGTCGCCGACGACTACCTGAGTGCACGTCCCGACCGGCACACCATGCTGCTGTCCGCCATCGCGTCCCACCGAAGCGCTGATCATCGGTACGCCGCGGAGTGTGCTCCGCTCTACGGCTGGTGGCGGGAGGCATCGGGGGAGAGGCGGCTCGCCGGCGCGTTCGTCTGGACGCCCCCGCACCTCATCGCGATCTCGCCGATGCCGGGCGAGGCGACTTCGCGACTCGCGCCCGTCATCGCCGCCCAGCGGAGAGCCACCACGGGGCTGGTCGGACCCGGCCCGGCGGTGCACGAGATCGTCGGCGCCTGGTTCCGTCACACCGGATCGCGTGCGTACGTGCGCAGGAACACGCGGCTCTACCGGCTCGGCCGGTTGACGTGGCCGAAGCCGCCAGTGCCGGGACGTTCACGGCCGGCGACGGCGGGCGACCGAGGGCTCCTGCTGGAATGGTGCGAGGCCTTCGCCCGTGAAACCGGCGAGAGGCTCGCGGACGGCGCCGCCCTCGTGGACGAACGACTCGCCTACGGCGGCTGGACGCTGTGGGAGTCCGCGGACGGGCCCGTCTCGCTGGCGGGGATCACCCGTGCCACGTCACGCATGGCACGGATCACGCCCGTCTAG
- a CDS encoding helix-turn-helix transcriptional regulator translates to MDCRELGSFLKTRRARIQPSEVGLICDDRRRVPGLRRDEVALLAGMSTDYYIELEQGRGPRPSEQILTSLASALDFNPDECTYLFRLAGYAPPTASVVPGFPRVPAIHPSLRDLFGRLTAIPTLVITDLHELLAQNALAVALLGVRPTGTWPDGSFAHRWFAEPAIRVIFPEEDHAWHSQILANDLRASLARRGNDPAIAKLMIDLCTVSAEFATLWHSHDVARRRSEQKRIVHPEHGIIEVMCHNLPTEDGRQRLSWFSPVPGTAADRQFSALRASVA, encoded by the coding sequence ATGGACTGCAGGGAGCTGGGCTCCTTCCTCAAGACCCGTCGGGCGAGGATCCAACCGTCCGAGGTCGGACTGATCTGCGACGATCGCCGGCGAGTACCCGGGCTGAGGCGCGATGAGGTGGCTTTGCTCGCGGGCATGTCCACGGACTACTACATCGAGCTCGAACAGGGGCGCGGGCCACGTCCGTCCGAGCAGATACTCACCTCCCTTGCGTCCGCGCTGGACTTCAACCCCGACGAGTGCACCTATCTCTTCCGGCTCGCCGGCTATGCACCACCGACCGCTTCCGTCGTGCCGGGGTTCCCTCGCGTACCCGCCATCCATCCAAGCCTGCGCGACCTGTTCGGCCGACTCACGGCGATACCGACGCTCGTCATCACGGACCTGCACGAACTCCTGGCCCAGAACGCACTCGCCGTAGCCCTCCTGGGCGTGCGCCCGACGGGGACCTGGCCCGATGGCAGCTTCGCCCACCGGTGGTTCGCCGAACCCGCCATCAGAGTGATCTTTCCGGAAGAGGACCACGCATGGCACTCCCAGATCCTCGCGAACGATCTTCGTGCTTCACTGGCCCGTCGCGGTAACGATCCGGCGATCGCGAAACTCATGATCGACCTATGTACGGTGAGCGCCGAGTTCGCCACTCTTTGGCACTCGCATGACGTGGCCCGAAGACGGTCGGAACAGAAGCGAATCGTCCACCCGGAGCACGGAATCATCGAGGTGATGTGCCACAACCTCCCCACCGAGGATGGCCGGCAACGACTTTCGTGGTTCAGTCCCGTGCCGGGTACCGCAGCGGATCGGCAGTTCTCCGCGCTTCGCGCGTCGGTCGCTTGA
- a CDS encoding FAD-binding oxidoreductase, producing the protein MTSTDAAAEAIRELSGRLDPNRVVTSGPAYEATCRIWNGAVASRPAVVVRCRTQADVQAAVRASRNHDLPLSVRAGGHDWAGRSLRDNGLVIDLTGMRQVTVDAEARVATVGGGATATDVVAAGAVHGLAAVTGNVGSVGMAGLTLGGGYGPLSGRFGLAADNLLGAELVLADGRLVTVDEDHEPELFWALRGGGGNFGVVTSMRLRLHALDRLLGGLIVYPWEQATKVLEQADQILAVAPDELTVQVGVLTNRDGRRAVFVTPTWSGEPAAGEAYVDELQRLGDPVMAVMGPMAYGELLRLNDFLGEITGNHYAARTRTMARLTSDVIAVLTEAGDAFTTPLSLIPIHHFHGAATRIPVENTAFGVREDHHMAEIVAIWEPGDGLPHKAWADSVADALAPHSLPGGYPNMLGPDDHAQNAEAYGPNTARLLAAKARFDPDGVFSATALPPSTTGTTERSPRRSG; encoded by the coding sequence ATGACCAGCACGGACGCTGCCGCAGAGGCGATCCGCGAGCTTTCCGGCCGGCTCGACCCGAACCGGGTGGTGACGTCGGGTCCGGCCTACGAGGCCACCTGCCGGATCTGGAACGGTGCCGTGGCGAGCCGACCGGCCGTGGTCGTACGGTGCCGGACGCAGGCCGATGTGCAGGCCGCCGTGCGCGCGAGCCGCAACCACGATCTTCCGCTGTCGGTACGTGCGGGTGGGCACGACTGGGCCGGACGCAGTCTCCGCGACAACGGGCTTGTGATCGATCTGACCGGCATGCGGCAGGTCACCGTGGACGCGGAGGCGCGAGTGGCCACTGTCGGCGGCGGTGCCACCGCGACCGATGTGGTCGCCGCGGGGGCCGTTCACGGGCTGGCGGCCGTCACCGGCAATGTCGGCAGCGTCGGGATGGCCGGCCTGACCCTCGGCGGTGGCTATGGCCCCCTGAGCGGTCGATTCGGGCTGGCGGCCGACAACCTTCTCGGCGCCGAGCTGGTCCTCGCCGACGGGCGGCTGGTCACCGTGGACGAAGACCACGAGCCGGAACTCTTCTGGGCCCTTCGCGGTGGCGGGGGCAACTTCGGCGTCGTGACCTCGATGCGCCTTCGGCTCCACGCCCTGGACCGCCTACTGGGAGGACTGATCGTCTACCCGTGGGAGCAGGCCACCAAGGTGCTCGAGCAGGCGGACCAGATCCTCGCCGTCGCACCGGATGAGCTCACCGTGCAGGTCGGTGTCCTCACCAACCGCGACGGCAGGCGTGCGGTGTTCGTCACACCGACCTGGAGCGGTGAGCCGGCGGCCGGCGAGGCGTACGTCGATGAACTGCAGCGGCTCGGAGACCCCGTGATGGCAGTGATGGGGCCCATGGCCTACGGCGAGCTACTGCGCCTCAACGACTTCCTCGGCGAGATCACCGGGAACCACTACGCGGCCCGTACGCGGACGATGGCGCGCCTTACCTCAGACGTCATCGCCGTACTCACCGAGGCGGGCGACGCCTTCACCACGCCCCTCTCTCTCATCCCGATCCACCACTTCCACGGTGCCGCGACCCGGATACCGGTCGAGAACACCGCCTTCGGCGTACGGGAAGACCATCACATGGCCGAGATCGTCGCGATCTGGGAGCCCGGCGACGGCCTCCCGCACAAGGCGTGGGCGGACTCGGTCGCCGACGCTCTGGCACCGCACTCTCTGCCCGGCGGCTACCCCAACATGCTCGGGCCTGATGACCACGCGCAGAACGCCGAGGCATACGGCCCCAACACCGCGCGGCTTCTCGCGGCCAAGGCCCGTTTCGACCCCGACGGAGTCTTCTCCGCCACGGCCCTGCCTCCGTCCACCACAGGTACAACCGAGCGTTCACCGCGGCGATCCGGCTGA
- a CDS encoding SAM-dependent methyltransferase, which produces MSRDISEIDAIGRTAFEVAALRAAETRRADRLFEDPYAEMFLDAAGVDAEPTAAKAAFAAIMGVQAAVRTRFLDEALVSAASSGCRQVVLLAAGMDSRAHRIAWPAGTELFEVDRPAVLRFKQRVLQVHSATAHTGVRAVEADLREDWSAALMEAGFSHGRRTAWLVEGLLYAMDESDAGRLLTEIGDISVHGSVIGFDHIEDSDALRQALTSISPGLARLWRSGPSDPDTWLRRHGWRPDIRELATVAHTYGRQVHPAYDPDQPGAAHSWLVTATRL; this is translated from the coding sequence ATGAGCAGGGATATCTCCGAGATCGATGCGATCGGAAGAACGGCTTTCGAGGTGGCCGCTCTTCGCGCGGCCGAGACTCGGCGGGCTGACCGCCTGTTCGAGGACCCGTATGCCGAGATGTTCCTCGATGCGGCGGGCGTCGACGCCGAGCCGACCGCGGCCAAGGCCGCCTTCGCGGCGATCATGGGGGTCCAGGCCGCGGTGCGGACCAGATTCCTCGACGAGGCGCTGGTCTCGGCGGCGTCGAGCGGATGCCGTCAGGTGGTGCTCCTGGCGGCCGGGATGGACAGCCGGGCCCACCGGATCGCGTGGCCGGCCGGTACCGAGCTCTTCGAGGTAGACCGGCCGGCGGTCCTGCGTTTCAAGCAACGCGTCCTGCAAGTGCATTCGGCCACCGCGCACACCGGCGTACGCGCCGTCGAGGCCGACCTGCGTGAGGACTGGTCCGCCGCACTGATGGAGGCCGGGTTCTCGCACGGCCGCAGAACCGCCTGGCTCGTCGAGGGACTCCTCTACGCGATGGACGAGAGCGACGCCGGCCGTCTGCTCACCGAGATCGGCGACATCAGCGTCCACGGCAGCGTCATCGGCTTCGACCACATCGAGGACAGTGACGCGCTGCGGCAGGCCCTCACGTCGATCAGCCCCGGGCTCGCCCGGCTCTGGCGGTCCGGGCCGAGCGATCCGGACACGTGGCTGCGCCGTCACGGCTGGAGGCCGGACATCAGAGAGCTCGCCACCGTCGCGCATACCTATGGCCGGCAGGTGCATCCGGCCTACGACCCCGACCAGCCCGGCGCGGCGCACAGCTGGCTGGTCACCGCCACACGGCTTTGA
- a CDS encoding AfsR/SARP family transcriptional regulator — protein sequence MDATWRGTSTDLGGLLSAVNGKGERPGSSIGPWREKAGLRFGLLGAVTAWQDGAELDLGSPQQRAVLAHLLLRDGGHVPLGELIDSLWGDDVPRGARSTVRTYIYRLRRLLDPAVTDGHMALLSQGPGYSILVDPARVDLTVFQQCVADGKAAWDLGDIGEADRWFEQAKTLWRGDPLMGVSGRYFDGQRDRLDRLRSTVLEEGLRLKIELGQHSLVVPELTEAVTRHPLREHLWELLMLALYRSGSQAEALAAYRHVRTLLRDEMGLEPGPGLRDLHQRILESDPSLTGMATGRQRAYELVAPAQLPPPVDGFVGRETEIREIRDSLIPPGQREIINVTGVVGVGKSALAISVCQTLRAWFPDGQLYAELSEDGRRVDPREVLTGFLLAFGVHAPAHDRPLAELSAMWRSVVADRKILVLLDDAHDSAQVMPLLPGSHGCGVLITSWRRLVDVPGLRPVPVGGLRPQEALRLLSGLAGDRRVAEEPEACARLVARCSHHPLPIRVVAARLLGRPYLSVDQVDARVQDDLRQLYAVDEDCEVVDRRYGLALDRLNPELARAAMLFGMTGGRSLDLPAAAALLGLPKTQACRVSEALGNAHFLEIDSKGNYWQAAIVCALMRRYALRRRGVNECKAALDRLSAHLDTVS from the coding sequence ATGGATGCCACATGGAGAGGAACGTCCACGGACCTCGGCGGTCTGCTCTCGGCCGTCAACGGCAAAGGCGAGCGACCGGGTTCGTCGATCGGACCGTGGCGGGAGAAAGCAGGGCTGCGATTCGGCCTGCTCGGAGCCGTGACCGCGTGGCAGGACGGAGCCGAGCTGGATCTGGGATCACCACAGCAGCGGGCCGTACTCGCACATCTGCTGCTGCGGGACGGCGGTCACGTGCCGCTCGGTGAACTCATCGACTCCTTGTGGGGCGACGACGTCCCACGGGGCGCTCGCAGCACTGTTCGGACCTACATCTACCGGCTGCGCCGGCTCCTGGATCCGGCGGTGACCGACGGCCACATGGCGCTTCTGTCCCAGGGCCCGGGGTACTCGATCCTGGTCGATCCCGCCAGGGTGGATCTCACCGTGTTCCAGCAGTGCGTCGCCGACGGGAAGGCCGCCTGGGACCTCGGCGATATCGGCGAGGCCGACCGGTGGTTCGAGCAGGCGAAGACGCTCTGGCGCGGTGATCCGTTGATGGGCGTGTCCGGACGGTATTTCGACGGGCAGCGCGACCGGCTGGACCGGCTTCGCTCGACGGTGCTCGAAGAGGGGCTCAGGCTGAAGATCGAGCTGGGGCAGCACTCGCTCGTCGTGCCAGAGCTGACCGAGGCCGTCACCCGGCACCCGTTGCGGGAACACCTGTGGGAACTCCTGATGCTCGCCCTGTACCGGTCCGGTTCGCAGGCGGAGGCGCTCGCCGCGTACCGGCACGTACGAACCCTGCTGCGGGATGAGATGGGCCTCGAGCCGGGCCCCGGCCTGCGCGATCTGCATCAGCGGATCCTCGAGTCGGACCCCTCGCTCACGGGGATGGCGACCGGCCGGCAGAGAGCCTACGAGCTGGTCGCGCCCGCCCAGTTGCCCCCACCCGTCGACGGCTTCGTCGGGCGCGAGACCGAGATCCGGGAGATACGGGATTCGCTCATCCCTCCAGGCCAACGGGAAATCATCAACGTGACCGGTGTCGTCGGCGTCGGGAAGAGCGCCCTTGCGATCAGCGTCTGCCAGACGCTGCGAGCCTGGTTCCCCGACGGTCAGCTCTACGCGGAGTTGAGCGAGGACGGGCGCCGCGTTGACCCCCGCGAGGTGCTGACCGGGTTTCTCCTCGCCTTCGGTGTTCACGCCCCGGCCCATGACAGGCCGCTGGCCGAGCTCAGTGCCATGTGGCGCAGCGTGGTGGCCGATCGCAAGATACTGGTCCTGCTGGACGACGCGCACGACAGTGCGCAGGTCATGCCGCTGCTGCCCGGCTCGCATGGCTGCGGTGTTCTGATCACGAGCTGGCGACGACTGGTCGACGTACCCGGACTACGGCCCGTCCCGGTCGGCGGACTGCGGCCCCAAGAGGCACTGCGGCTCCTGAGCGGGCTGGCCGGGGACCGGCGCGTGGCGGAAGAACCAGAGGCGTGCGCACGGCTGGTCGCGAGATGCTCGCATCACCCGCTTCCGATCCGCGTCGTGGCGGCGCGCTTGCTGGGCCGCCCCTACCTCTCCGTCGACCAGGTCGACGCGCGCGTCCAGGACGACCTTCGGCAGCTGTACGCCGTCGACGAGGACTGCGAGGTGGTCGACAGGCGCTATGGACTCGCGCTCGATCGACTCAATCCCGAGCTGGCCAGAGCCGCCATGCTTTTCGGGATGACGGGAGGGCGCTCGTTGGACCTGCCCGCAGCGGCCGCGCTACTCGGCCTGCCCAAAACGCAGGCATGCCGAGTATCCGAGGCACTGGGAAATGCGCATTTCCTTGAGATCGATTCGAAGGGAAATTATTGGCAGGCCGCCATTGTCTGCGCCTTGATGCGACGGTACGCACTTCGCAGGCGGGGTGTGAACGAATGCAAGGCGGCCCTCGACCGGCTCTCGGCACACCTGGACACCGTTTCCTAG
- a CDS encoding MarR family winged helix-turn-helix transcriptional regulator, protein MSRGPGEGAEAERVTAGPHGGSPFALGLLLRRAHARAASTMAAAVRPLGLELRHLAVLIVLVEEGPTTQRDLGFETGFDKAAIMRVVDDLESAGYAVRRAVAGDRRVRAVEITARGLEVFDTAQASAAGLADGLVAHLRPGETDQLVDLLTRFTYPPSSAT, encoded by the coding sequence ATGAGTCGCGGACCGGGTGAGGGCGCTGAGGCCGAGCGCGTGACCGCCGGTCCGCATGGCGGTTCGCCGTTCGCGCTCGGGCTCCTGCTTCGCCGGGCGCATGCCCGTGCGGCCTCGACGATGGCGGCCGCGGTGAGGCCCCTCGGGCTGGAGCTGCGTCACCTCGCCGTCCTGATCGTGCTTGTCGAGGAGGGTCCGACCACCCAGCGTGACCTGGGGTTCGAGACGGGTTTCGACAAGGCGGCCATCATGCGCGTCGTCGACGATCTCGAATCCGCCGGCTACGCGGTGCGCCGGGCCGTGGCCGGGGACCGCCGGGTCCGCGCGGTCGAGATCACGGCCCGCGGGCTCGAGGTCTTCGACACGGCTCAGGCCAGTGCCGCCGGTCTGGCCGACGGGCTGGTCGCCCACCTTCGTCCGGGCGAGACCGATCAGCTCGTTGACCTGCTGACGCGCTTCACCTATCCACCCTCCAGCGCAACATGA
- the wrbA gene encoding NAD(P)H:quinone oxidoreductase, with protein MSESSNVAIVYYSATGTIHTLADAVRAGATDAGAAVRLRRVEELAPLKAILSNDAWVHNLAATSRVPLATHEDLLWADAVIFGTPARFGNVASQLKQFIDTLSGLWRQDLLSDKVYSGFTSTASAHGGQESTLLALYNSIYHFGGIIASPGYKNHINDSAGNPYGAGHVTGEDGSIPVDETALNAARFQGERIAGLAATFKTGRAAQRLALTAAGEDSRRRSGLSLARRHVALEGG; from the coding sequence ATGTCCGAATCGAGCAACGTCGCCATCGTCTATTACTCCGCAACGGGCACGATCCACACACTGGCCGACGCCGTGCGCGCCGGTGCCACCGATGCCGGGGCGGCCGTAAGGCTACGAAGGGTCGAGGAGCTCGCGCCACTGAAGGCGATCCTCAGCAACGACGCCTGGGTGCACAACCTCGCCGCCACGAGCCGCGTTCCACTGGCCACTCACGAGGATCTGCTCTGGGCCGATGCCGTCATCTTCGGCACTCCCGCCCGCTTCGGGAATGTCGCCAGTCAGCTGAAGCAGTTCATCGACACGTTGTCCGGCCTGTGGCGACAAGATCTTCTCTCGGACAAGGTCTACAGCGGATTCACCTCGACCGCCTCGGCTCACGGCGGGCAGGAATCGACGCTACTCGCGTTGTACAACTCCATTTATCACTTCGGTGGCATCATCGCTTCGCCTGGATACAAGAACCACATCAACGACTCCGCGGGAAATCCCTACGGCGCCGGCCATGTGACAGGCGAGGACGGCTCGATACCCGTCGACGAGACCGCCCTGAACGCCGCGCGATTCCAGGGGGAACGGATCGCGGGCCTGGCCGCGACGTTCAAGACCGGGCGGGCCGCCCAGCGCCTCGCTCTCACCGCCGCCGGTGAAGACTCCCGCCGGCGGTCCGGCCTGTCACTCGCCCGTCGTCATGTTGCGCTGGAGGGTGGATAG
- a CDS encoding ABC transporter permease, whose product MRKPRRPMRLLACVVAAPVIAFAALAAFAWPSARLEPRSLPIAVVGSTQTIAPLLVRLEERAGAFDVHVYPDGAAAKRAIEDRQVYGAFVATPTGMTVLTSSAASPLVAQQIVAVAPQLVAHPSADPPVRPAAARPVNIVDVVPADAHDPRGAALSSTVLPLVLTGVLTGLIIATLTVRGLMQMGALIAASAAAGLAAATVVQSWLDVLSGHWIANAAVLGLTVMAISTTVVGLGWLLGRAGQVLGALLMVFVGNPFSGVSAAPELLPQPVGWIGRFLPPGAAAELLRSSAFFGGNGAAEPAIVLSVWAGCGLLLIAEKTLRPRWRSQPVHVAKHVPSIQSVRP is encoded by the coding sequence ATGAGAAAACCACGCCGGCCGATGCGCCTGCTCGCGTGCGTCGTGGCGGCACCCGTCATCGCATTCGCGGCTCTGGCGGCGTTCGCGTGGCCATCGGCCAGGTTGGAGCCGCGGAGCCTGCCCATCGCGGTGGTCGGAAGCACGCAGACCATCGCCCCCCTCCTCGTACGGCTGGAAGAGCGGGCCGGCGCCTTCGACGTCCACGTCTATCCCGACGGCGCGGCGGCGAAGCGGGCGATCGAAGACCGGCAGGTCTACGGCGCCTTCGTCGCCACTCCCACGGGGATGACCGTACTCACGTCGTCCGCGGCGAGCCCGCTGGTCGCTCAGCAGATCGTGGCCGTCGCCCCGCAGTTGGTGGCGCATCCGTCCGCGGACCCGCCCGTACGCCCGGCCGCCGCCAGGCCTGTGAACATCGTCGACGTCGTGCCCGCCGACGCCCATGACCCGCGCGGTGCGGCCCTGAGCTCGACGGTGCTCCCGTTGGTGCTCACGGGTGTTCTCACCGGGCTCATCATCGCGACGTTGACCGTCCGAGGACTGATGCAGATGGGGGCTCTGATCGCGGCGTCGGCCGCCGCCGGCCTCGCGGCGGCCACCGTCGTCCAGTCCTGGCTCGACGTGCTCAGTGGTCACTGGATCGCGAACGCCGCTGTCCTGGGGCTGACCGTAATGGCCATCTCCACCACGGTCGTGGGGTTGGGATGGCTGCTGGGCCGGGCCGGTCAGGTGCTGGGGGCCCTGCTCATGGTCTTCGTCGGCAATCCGTTCTCCGGCGTATCCGCCGCCCCGGAGCTGTTGCCCCAGCCCGTCGGGTGGATCGGCCGGTTCCTTCCCCCGGGCGCGGCGGCCGAGTTGCTGCGCAGCAGTGCGTTCTTCGGCGGCAACGGTGCGGCCGAACCCGCGATCGTGCTGTCGGTATGGGCGGGGTGCGGCCTCCTGCTGATCGCCGAGAAGACGCTGCGCCCGCGCTGGAGGTCGCAGCCCGTGCACGTGGCCAAGCATGTGCCGTCGATCCAGAGCGTCAGGCCGTGA
- a CDS encoding class I SAM-dependent methyltransferase has protein sequence MAEIVNVEQAAAWNGVAGVHWATYSDYYEGGVRLLRDRLLRAASVSAGERILDVGCGTGATTRAVARTAGSEGYALGADLSSPMLEKARRLASAEGLDDIEFERADAQVHPFPVGGFDKVISSFGVMFFSDRQAAFENLGQALRPGGELAIIVWRALADNPWVTLQMDAMAMGRTLPGPPAGVPSPFAMADEADVLQMLKASGFVDVAGEDVDELIFLGKSPEDAEACLTLPGGPVHGLMTDLDEADTAEARRRLRAMLAEHQTSEGVGLQTGARIWTARRG, from the coding sequence ATGGCAGAGATCGTCAATGTTGAGCAGGCCGCCGCGTGGAACGGCGTGGCCGGAGTCCACTGGGCCACCTATTCGGACTACTACGAAGGTGGCGTCCGCCTTCTGCGGGATCGGCTGCTCAGGGCCGCGAGCGTGAGCGCCGGCGAGCGGATCCTGGACGTCGGCTGTGGCACCGGGGCCACGACGCGGGCCGTCGCGCGAACCGCGGGCTCCGAGGGGTACGCCCTCGGGGCGGACCTTTCGTCGCCGATGCTGGAAAAGGCCCGGCGGCTGGCCTCGGCCGAAGGGCTGGACGATATCGAGTTCGAGCGTGCCGACGCGCAGGTCCATCCCTTCCCGGTGGGCGGGTTCGACAAGGTGATCAGTTCGTTCGGCGTGATGTTCTTCTCCGACCGGCAGGCCGCGTTCGAGAACCTCGGTCAAGCCCTTCGCCCTGGTGGTGAGCTGGCGATCATCGTGTGGCGTGCGCTGGCCGACAATCCCTGGGTGACGCTGCAGATGGACGCGATGGCGATGGGGCGTACGCTGCCCGGTCCCCCCGCGGGTGTGCCGAGCCCCTTCGCGATGGCCGACGAGGCCGACGTCCTCCAGATGCTGAAGGCTTCGGGCTTCGTCGACGTCGCGGGGGAGGACGTGGACGAACTCATATTCCTGGGCAAGAGTCCCGAGGATGCGGAGGCGTGTCTCACTCTTCCCGGCGGGCCGGTCCACGGGCTCATGACGGACCTGGACGAGGCCGACACGGCCGAAGCGCGCCGTCGTCTGCGCGCCATGCTGGCCGAGCACCAGACCTCCGAAGGCGTCGGCCTCCAGACCGGAGCTCGTATCTGGACGGCGCGCCGAGGGTGA
- a CDS encoding serine hydrolase domain-containing protein, with protein MADFRDAPHPARPSSAFARRKMGRLTTAAVVVTGLVAAGALAPLAAGARTVPAKHHDAVQQGLDSLVNDDKFPATLASVRDKDGRVRDYTAGVGDVKTGAPVPVDGEVRIGSNTKTFTATVVLQLVGEGKIDLDAPIEKYLPNLVRGDGIDGHKITVRQLLQHTSGLPDYDVDVTDDYVATKQHTHYEPRDLLDLGLSHKAVFAPGTGWSYSNTNYVVLGLLVQKITGRPVGEEITHRVIDRIGLRHTYWPALGDQSIHGPHPHGYFSPAPGTPMTDVTTSDPSAGWAAGQMISTPRDLNRFFGALVDGKLLPPAQLKQMETTVAAPGSAGRGDERYGLGLQTFTLSCGGTAWSHGGDYPGYSTTNAVSTDGRAVTLATTALPTSLNVLKDLENFVDAAVCE; from the coding sequence GTGGCTGACTTCCGTGACGCCCCCCACCCGGCTCGGCCCTCGTCCGCCTTCGCGCGTCGCAAGATGGGTCGCCTGACCACGGCGGCGGTGGTGGTGACCGGTCTCGTCGCGGCCGGCGCTCTCGCTCCCCTGGCGGCCGGCGCCCGTACCGTGCCCGCCAAGCACCACGACGCCGTCCAGCAGGGTCTGGACTCTCTGGTGAACGACGACAAGTTCCCCGCCACCCTGGCGTCGGTCCGCGACAAGGACGGGCGGGTCCGCGACTACACCGCCGGCGTCGGTGACGTGAAGACCGGAGCGCCGGTGCCGGTGGACGGAGAGGTACGCATCGGCAGCAACACCAAGACCTTCACCGCCACGGTCGTCCTCCAGCTCGTCGGTGAGGGCAAGATCGACCTCGACGCGCCGATCGAGAAGTACCTGCCGAACCTCGTCCGTGGCGACGGCATCGACGGACACAAGATCACCGTCCGGCAGTTGCTGCAGCACACCAGCGGCCTGCCCGACTACGACGTCGACGTCACCGACGACTACGTGGCCACCAAGCAGCACACCCACTACGAACCGCGCGACCTGCTCGACCTGGGCCTGAGCCACAAGGCCGTGTTCGCGCCCGGTACCGGCTGGTCGTACAGCAACACCAACTATGTGGTGCTCGGCCTCCTGGTACAGAAGATCACCGGCCGGCCGGTCGGCGAGGAGATCACCCATCGCGTCATCGACCGGATCGGCCTGCGCCACACGTACTGGCCGGCCCTGGGCGACCAGAGCATCCACGGACCTCACCCGCACGGCTACTTCTCCCCCGCGCCCGGGACCCCGATGACCGACGTCACCACCAGCGACCCGTCCGCGGGCTGGGCGGCCGGACAGATGATCTCCACCCCGCGCGACCTGAACCGGTTCTTCGGCGCCCTGGTCGACGGCAAGCTGCTCCCACCGGCCCAGCTCAAGCAGATGGAGACCACCGTCGCGGCGCCCGGGTCCGCGGGACGCGGCGACGAACGGTACGGACTCGGGCTCCAGACCTTCACCCTCAGCTGCGGTGGTACCGCCTGGAGCCACGGCGGTGACTACCCCGGCTACTCCACCACCAACGCGGTCAGCACCGACGGACGAGCCGTGACCCTCGCGACCACGGCGCTGCCCACCTCACTGAACGTCCTCAAGGACCTGGAGAACTTCGTGGACGCCGCGGTGTGCGAGTAG